Proteins co-encoded in one Sulfuricaulis limicola genomic window:
- a CDS encoding DUF504 domain-containing protein: protein MLPIQKLLSRLRWDPRYRRGRFELGYYDRIKRGIVIVPFDIIYFPTGAPGTFEIQDEEAIVHRIPFHRVRRVYRDGRCIWERHPPGDAPGVNPAAVRRRAGKPGA from the coding sequence ATGCTGCCAATCCAGAAACTGCTGAGCCGCCTCCGCTGGGACCCGCGCTACCGCCGCGGACGATTCGAGCTCGGCTATTACGACCGCATCAAGCGCGGCATCGTGATCGTGCCCTTCGATATCATTTATTTCCCGACCGGGGCGCCGGGGACATTTGAAATCCAGGACGAGGAAGCCATCGTGCACCGCATCCCGTTCCACCGCGTGCGGCGCGTGTACCGCGACGGGCGTTGCATCTGGGAACGCCACCCGCCGGGCGATGCTCCCGGCGTCAACCCGGCCGCGGTTCGGCGACGTGCCGGTAAACCCGGCGCGTGA